From a region of the Mercurialis annua linkage group LG1-X, ddMerAnnu1.2, whole genome shotgun sequence genome:
- the LOC126665775 gene encoding uncharacterized protein LOC126665775: protein MVGIFSRFSVGRVGHRRTQSALDEREVMPPNAEMATAAPHGIEVAVEFKAVEHPIEPLDTDQPIQCPLPEPSILNDGRIWKERVSATVRRRSDLPVMKEDEALDPDESPKPKPRPTQSNRLILPSISAPEHNLLKLLEECNASGI, encoded by the exons ATGGTGGGTATTTTCTCAAGATTTTCTGTTGGTAGAGTTGGCCATAGAAGAACCCAAAGTGCTCTT GATGAGAGGGAAGTGATGCCTCCGAATGCAGAGATGGCGACTGCTGCCCCTCATGGAATTGAAGTTGCAGTTGAGTTCAAAGCAGTTGAGCACCCGATCGAGCCGCTTGATACAGATCAGCCCATCCAATGCCCCCTTCCTGAACCTTCAATTCTTAAT GATGGAAGAATATGGAAAGAGCGAGTGTCCGCAACTGTGCGGAGGAGAAGCGACTTGCCAGTCATGAAAGAAGATGAGGCTCTCGATCCCGACGAGTCTCCAAAGCCAAAGCCGAGGCCGACTCAATCCAATAGGTTAATTCTACCATCCATCAGTGCCCCTGAACATAATTTGCTAAAACTACTTGAAGAATGTAATGCATCTGGCATTTAA